One Desmodus rotundus isolate HL8 chromosome 4, HLdesRot8A.1, whole genome shotgun sequence DNA segment encodes these proteins:
- the LETM1 gene encoding mitochondrial proton/calcium exchanger protein isoform X2 has product MASILLRSCRGPPVRLPASRAAVRTGGLGDHTCLSCTDTVGLISRVHVPLGCTAMHPKYFCFGGDPLGRRTPRLQCAGTAAQGQWALGPAPWLLPARCWHSSSPLGDDSVVEKSLKSLKDKNKKLEEGGPVYSPPTEVVVKKSLGQRVLDELRHYYHGFRLLWIDTKIAARMLWRILNGHTLTRRERRQFLRICADLFRLVPFLVFVVVPFMEFLLPVAVKLFPNMLPSTFETQSSKEERLKKELRVKLELAKFLQDTIEEMALKNKAAKGNATKDFSVFFQKIRETGERPSNEEILRFSKLFEDELTLDNLTRPQLVALCKLLELQSMGTNNFLRFQLTMRLRSIKADDKLIAEEGVDSLNVKELQAACRARGMRALGVTEDRLRDQLKQWLELHLHQEIPTSLLILSRAMYLPDTLSPADQLKSTLQTLPEIVAKEAQVKVAEVEGEQVDNKAKLEATLQEEAAIQQELQEKELQRLSETQEAAPKVAEAAPGRPVTELQQEVPDVVLPSEALKDTAPILQGVQEEEITKEEIDLLSDACSKLKEQKSSLTKEKEELELLKEDVQDYSEDLQEIKKELSKTGKEMEVEESKASKQLTKRVQQMIGQIDGLLAQLEADQQAGKLGTAAPGSPAGETVVSVSELISAMRQIKHIPESKLVSLASALDENKDGKVNINDLVKVIELVDKEDIHISTSQVAEIAALLEKEGKVEEKEKAKEKAEKEAAEVKG; this is encoded by the exons GCATGTCCCACTGGGCTGCACTGCCATGCACCCCAAGTACTTTTGCTTCGGGGGCGACCCCCTGGGCCGCCGGACTCCGAGGCTCCAGTGCGCGGGCACAGCAGCCCAAGGGCAGTGGGCTCTGGGCCCCGCGCCATGGCTCCTGCCCGCACGCTGCTGGCACTCGTCTTCGCCGCTGGGTGACGACTCGGTGGTGGAGAAGTCGCTCAAGTCTTTGAAGGACAAGAACAagaagctggaggagggaggCCCCGTGTACAGCCCGCCCACGGAGGTGGTTGTGAAGAAGTCGCTGGGGCAGCGGGTCCTGGACGAGCTGCGACATTACTACCATGGCTTCCGCCTGCTCTGGATCGACACCAAGATCGCTGCGCGCATGCTCTGGCGCATCCTCAACGGCCACACCCTGACACGACGCGAGCGCCGCCAG TTTCTCCGGATCTGTGCTGACCTCTTTCGCCTGGTGCCCTTCCTTGTCTTCGTGGTGGTGCCCTTCATGGAGTTCCTCCTACCAGTCGCTGTGAAGCTCTTCCCCAACATGCTGCCGTCCACGTTCGAGACCCAGTCCAGCAAG GAGGAGAGGCTGAAGAAGGAGCTGCGGGTCAAGCTGGAGCTGGCCAAGTTTCTTCAGGACACCATTGAGGAGATGGCCTTGAAGAACAAGGCAGCCAAGGGGAATGCCACCAAAGACTTCTCTGTGTTCTTCCAGAAG ATTCGAGAGACGGGGGAGAGACCCAGCAACGAGGAGATCCTGCGTTTCTCCAAGCTGTTCGAGGATGAGCTGACGCTGGACAACCTGACGCGGCCTCAGCTGGTGGCGCTGTGCAAGCTGCTGGAGCTGCAGTCCATGGGCACCAACAACTTCCTGCGCTTCCAGCTCACCATGCGGCTGCGCTCCATCAAGGCCGATGACAAG CTGATTGCTGAGGAGGGTGTGGACAGCCTCAACGTCAAGGAGTTGCAGGCCGCATGTCGAGCGCGGGGCATGCGGGCCCTGGGCGTCACAGAGGACCGCCTGCGGGACCAGCTGAAGCAG TGGCTGGAGCTGCACCTGCACCAAGAGATCCCGACCTCGCTGCTCATCCTGTCCCGGGCCATGTACCTCCCAGACACCCTGTCGCCCGCTGACCAGCTCAAGTCCACGTTGCAAACCCTCCCAGAGATAGTG GCGAAGGAGGCGCAGGTGAAGGTGGCGGAGGTGGAAGGGGAGCAGGTGGACAACAAGGCGAAGCTGGAGGCCACGCTACAGGAGGAGGCGGCCATCCAGCAGGAGCTCCAGGAGAAGGAGCTGCAGAGGCTCTCCGAGACCCAG GAAGCAGCCCCGAAAGTGGCAGAAGCTGCCCCTGGGAGGCCCGTGACTGAGCTGCAGCAAGAAGTGCCAGACGTGGTCCTGCCATCAGAGGCCCTGAAGGACACTGCCCCCATCCTGCAAGGTGTGCAG GAAGAGGAGATCACCAAGGAGGAAATCGACCTCCTCAGCGACGCCTGCTCAAAGCTGAAGGAGCAGAAGTCCTCCCTGAcgaaagagaaggaggagctgGAGCTGCTGAAGGAGGATGTGCAGGACTACAGCGAG GACTTGCAAGAGATTAAGAAGGAACTCTCCAAGACGGGCAAAGAGATGGAAGTGGAAGAGTCCAAAGCCAGCAAGCAGCTGACCAAGAGGGTGCAGCAGATGATCGGGCAGATTGACGGGCTCCTGGCGCAGCTGGAGGCCGACCAGCAGGCCGGCAAGCTGGGCACGGCGGCCCCAGGCTCGCCCGCAGG GGAGACTGTCGTCAGCGTCAGCGAGCTCATCAGTGCCATGAGGCAAATCAAGCACATTCCGGAAAGCAAGCTTGTCAGCCTGGCCTCAGCACTGGACGAGAACAAGGATGGCAAGGTCAACATCAACGACCTCGTCAAG GTGATCGAGCTGGTGGACAAAGAGGACATTCACATCTCCACCAGCCAGGTGGCCGAGATTGCGGCACTgctggagaaggaggggaaggtggaggagaaggagaaggccaaggagaaggcagagaaggaggctgCCGAGGTGAAGGGGTAG
- the LETM1 gene encoding mitochondrial proton/calcium exchanger protein isoform X1, with translation MASILLRSCRGPPVRLPASRAAVRTGGLGDHTCLSCTDTVGLISRVHVPLGCTAMHPKYFCFGGDPLGRRTPRLQCAGTAAQGQWALGPAPWLLPARCWHSSSPLGDDSVVEKSLKSLKDKNKKLEEGGPVYSPPTEVVVKKSLGQRVLDELRHYYHGFRLLWIDTKIAARMLWRILNGHTLTRRERRQFLRICADLFRLVPFLVFVVVPFMEFLLPVAVKLFPNMLPSTFETQSSKEERLKKELRVKLELAKFLQDTIEEMALKNKAAKGNATKDFSVFFQKIRETGERPSNEEILRFSKLFEDELTLDNLTRPQLVALCKLLELQSMGTNNFLRFQLTMRLRSIKADDKLIAEEGVDSLNVKELQAACRARGMRALGVTEDRLRDQLKQWLELHLHQEIPTSLLILSRAMYLPDTLSPADQLKSTLQTLPEIVAKEAQVKVAEVEGEQVDNKAKLEATLQEEAAIQQELQEKELQRLSETQKEAAPKVAEAAPGRPVTELQQEVPDVVLPSEALKDTAPILQGVQEEEITKEEIDLLSDACSKLKEQKSSLTKEKEELELLKEDVQDYSEDLQEIKKELSKTGKEMEVEESKASKQLTKRVQQMIGQIDGLLAQLEADQQAGKLGTAAPGSPAGETVVSVSELISAMRQIKHIPESKLVSLASALDENKDGKVNINDLVKVIELVDKEDIHISTSQVAEIAALLEKEGKVEEKEKAKEKAEKEAAEVKG, from the exons GCATGTCCCACTGGGCTGCACTGCCATGCACCCCAAGTACTTTTGCTTCGGGGGCGACCCCCTGGGCCGCCGGACTCCGAGGCTCCAGTGCGCGGGCACAGCAGCCCAAGGGCAGTGGGCTCTGGGCCCCGCGCCATGGCTCCTGCCCGCACGCTGCTGGCACTCGTCTTCGCCGCTGGGTGACGACTCGGTGGTGGAGAAGTCGCTCAAGTCTTTGAAGGACAAGAACAagaagctggaggagggaggCCCCGTGTACAGCCCGCCCACGGAGGTGGTTGTGAAGAAGTCGCTGGGGCAGCGGGTCCTGGACGAGCTGCGACATTACTACCATGGCTTCCGCCTGCTCTGGATCGACACCAAGATCGCTGCGCGCATGCTCTGGCGCATCCTCAACGGCCACACCCTGACACGACGCGAGCGCCGCCAG TTTCTCCGGATCTGTGCTGACCTCTTTCGCCTGGTGCCCTTCCTTGTCTTCGTGGTGGTGCCCTTCATGGAGTTCCTCCTACCAGTCGCTGTGAAGCTCTTCCCCAACATGCTGCCGTCCACGTTCGAGACCCAGTCCAGCAAG GAGGAGAGGCTGAAGAAGGAGCTGCGGGTCAAGCTGGAGCTGGCCAAGTTTCTTCAGGACACCATTGAGGAGATGGCCTTGAAGAACAAGGCAGCCAAGGGGAATGCCACCAAAGACTTCTCTGTGTTCTTCCAGAAG ATTCGAGAGACGGGGGAGAGACCCAGCAACGAGGAGATCCTGCGTTTCTCCAAGCTGTTCGAGGATGAGCTGACGCTGGACAACCTGACGCGGCCTCAGCTGGTGGCGCTGTGCAAGCTGCTGGAGCTGCAGTCCATGGGCACCAACAACTTCCTGCGCTTCCAGCTCACCATGCGGCTGCGCTCCATCAAGGCCGATGACAAG CTGATTGCTGAGGAGGGTGTGGACAGCCTCAACGTCAAGGAGTTGCAGGCCGCATGTCGAGCGCGGGGCATGCGGGCCCTGGGCGTCACAGAGGACCGCCTGCGGGACCAGCTGAAGCAG TGGCTGGAGCTGCACCTGCACCAAGAGATCCCGACCTCGCTGCTCATCCTGTCCCGGGCCATGTACCTCCCAGACACCCTGTCGCCCGCTGACCAGCTCAAGTCCACGTTGCAAACCCTCCCAGAGATAGTG GCGAAGGAGGCGCAGGTGAAGGTGGCGGAGGTGGAAGGGGAGCAGGTGGACAACAAGGCGAAGCTGGAGGCCACGCTACAGGAGGAGGCGGCCATCCAGCAGGAGCTCCAGGAGAAGGAGCTGCAGAGGCTCTCCGAGACCCAG AAGGAAGCAGCCCCGAAAGTGGCAGAAGCTGCCCCTGGGAGGCCCGTGACTGAGCTGCAGCAAGAAGTGCCAGACGTGGTCCTGCCATCAGAGGCCCTGAAGGACACTGCCCCCATCCTGCAAGGTGTGCAG GAAGAGGAGATCACCAAGGAGGAAATCGACCTCCTCAGCGACGCCTGCTCAAAGCTGAAGGAGCAGAAGTCCTCCCTGAcgaaagagaaggaggagctgGAGCTGCTGAAGGAGGATGTGCAGGACTACAGCGAG GACTTGCAAGAGATTAAGAAGGAACTCTCCAAGACGGGCAAAGAGATGGAAGTGGAAGAGTCCAAAGCCAGCAAGCAGCTGACCAAGAGGGTGCAGCAGATGATCGGGCAGATTGACGGGCTCCTGGCGCAGCTGGAGGCCGACCAGCAGGCCGGCAAGCTGGGCACGGCGGCCCCAGGCTCGCCCGCAGG GGAGACTGTCGTCAGCGTCAGCGAGCTCATCAGTGCCATGAGGCAAATCAAGCACATTCCGGAAAGCAAGCTTGTCAGCCTGGCCTCAGCACTGGACGAGAACAAGGATGGCAAGGTCAACATCAACGACCTCGTCAAG GTGATCGAGCTGGTGGACAAAGAGGACATTCACATCTCCACCAGCCAGGTGGCCGAGATTGCGGCACTgctggagaaggaggggaaggtggaggagaaggagaaggccaaggagaaggcagagaaggaggctgCCGAGGTGAAGGGGTAG